ACCCACGGGATGCGCCGCGCCGCGCCGGCCTGTGCGGCACTGGCGCCTGCGCACTGGGTTTGTCGAGCACCGCGTGGAACCCGCCAGCGATGAATGCGAGCAATTCTTCCTTCGCCGCCGGATCAGACGCGCGATTCTCCCCATTCGAGAGCCTCTCGACGCGCTGGTCGGTCAGGAAGTGCAAGAGAGCACCGAGCATGAACTGGTAGCACCACGCCACGCGCCCGCGGCTGGCCTGCGGAACCGTCGTCATCAAGGCATCGATGAAGGCGTTGGCCAGCGGGTCGAAGAACTCGTGGTGCGCGCGGTCTGCCTCCGGGGTCGGGGCCGCGAGATCGCGGGCGGCCATCAGCGCGTAGTACTGCCCTTCGGGGTGCTGGTGCAGGGCGACAAGCGGACTCACGAACGCATCCAGAATGCGCTTCAACCTCGAGTGTGGATCGGGGTCGCTGGATACCGTGCGCAGTGCCTCGAGCCTGGCGGCGATGGCGGGGCTCCAGGACTCGAAGATGGCATGGTAAAGCTCATGCTTGGCGCCGTAGTAGTAGCCAACCAGTGCAATGGGAACGCTGGCTTCGGAGGCGATGTCTCGTATCGAAACCGCATGGAATCCCCTGAGGGCAAACAGCTTCTCGGCGGCGAGCAGGATATTGGTCCGTCGGTCCGGCTGCGGCTCACGCTGCGCCGATCGCCCCACGGGAATGCGGCGCGGAGGTGGGGCCACTGGTATCAATTTGGCGGCTTCTGGCTTGGGCTGTGGCTTTTTGGGAGGCATGGGCTGAGAGTGGCTGGGCAGTACGCCATTGTTACGCATGGCGGGCACCACACTATACGACCGTACAAACTCGGCCTGGCGCATGGCCGCGGTTGGCTCATCCAACTCGCCTGCGCACCGTCTCCAAGAGCTGGGCGGTCTGGGACACCGCGGACAGCGGCTAAGCCGCCAGCGATCGGGCGCCCAGGAAGTCTCTGCGCTTCAGCAGCCTGGTCGATCTTGTTGGGAAATCCTCAGCGTGACGCCATGCGCAGTGCATCGTCCAGGCGAATCACTTCGCCGTTGAGGGATGTATTGGTCACGATGTGCAGCGCAAGCAAGGCGAACTCGCCCGGTTCGCCGAGCCGCCGCGGGAAGGGAATCGATGCAGCCAAGCCTTGCTGGACAGCCTCGGGCAACTCCTTCAACAGCGGCGCCGAGAACAGCCCGGGTGCGATCGTGCAGACGCGGACGCCGTGTTGCGCCAGATCGCGCGCCATCGGAAGCGTCATGGCCGCCACACCGCCCTTGCTGGCCGCATAGGCCTTCTTCGGCCTGGCCGTCAAAGGTTGCCACCGACGCTGTGTTGACGATGACCGCTCGCCGTCTCCCGTGGCCGGAGAGAGTGCCGCCATCTGACTGCGGCCAGGCGGCAGACGTTGTACGTTCCGACGAGGTCGTTGAGATCGAGGATGGCTGCACGGGCGCTTGCGCCGGCGAGTGCTCGTGCGGTGGCAGCCCCCAACCCTGAAACGCCACCAGTGATGACTGCGGCTTGATCTTTGATTTCCGTGCCTTGTGTCTCTTGCTTCTTCAAGAGCGCCCCGGCAGTAGCACGCCGCCGTGCCGGGCTTCGTACATCCGCTCGACCAGCGCCGATCGCCGCGCCAAGACCATGCGCTGGTTGATCGAGCCCTTATCGGTCAGCTCGCCGTGGTCGATCTGGGGCGGGTCGGCGAGCAGCACGGCCCGCGCCGGGCGGTTGGCACTGCCCGTGCCGGCCGCCCACAGGCGGTCGAGCATGGCCTGAAAGAACGCGCGCACGCCATCCTGTCCAAGCACGTCTGACGCCGACATCGACAGGGGCAAACCGAAGCGGGCCCGAAGCTCGTCCACCCGGGGAAAGACCAGCAGGCCAATATCGTCACGGTTCAGCCCGGCTACGACCACGTCCTGCACCAGCGGATCGCCTTCGGCAATGACGCGGGCGCGCAGCGCGCCGACGCTGACGAACGTCCCAGTGGAGAGCTTGAAGTCCTCCGCGATCCGGCCGTCGAAGGCCAGCCCGCGCTGCGGGTTGCGATCGTCGATCCAGCGCACGGCGTCTCCGGTACGGTAGAAGCCCTCGCTGTCGAAGGCGTCTGCCGTGAGTTCCGGCGCGCGCCAATAGCCGGGCATCACGTTGGGGCCGCGGAAGCGGATCTCCGTTTTGCCGCTGCCTTCGGCGTTGGGGACCAGTTTGACCTCCACGCCGGGGCAGGGCAGTCCTACATGGCCGGAGCCGGCGCCGGGCTGAACGACGAACAGGCAGCTCGGAGCGGTCTCGGTCATGCCCAGGCCCGTGATGATGCGGATGCGCTCGCCGACAGTGGCCTCAGCCTGGCGGTCGAGCCGATCCCACACCGACTGCGAGAGGCCAGCACCGGCGAACATGAACGCCTTCACGCGACTGAACAGCGAACTGCGCAGGATCTCGTCGTGCTCCATGGCCAGCGATAACTCCTCGAAGCCCTTGGGGACGTTGAAGTACACCGTGGGAGCGATCTCGCGCAGATTGCGAATCGTCTGCGCGATCCCTTTAGGCGTGGGCTTGCCTTCGTCGATGTACAGCGTTCCGCCGTTGTAGAGCACCAAGCCAACGTTCTGGTTTCCGCCGAAGGTGTGGTTCCATGGCAGCCAGTCGACCAGCACGGGCGGTTCATCGGCCAGAAAACCCATGCACTGCGCCTGCATTTGCAGGTTCGCGCACCACATGCGCTGCGTGTTGACGACACCTTTGGGTTGCTTGGTGCTGCCCGAGGTGAAGAGGAACTTGACGATCGTGTCAGGCCCTGTACTCGCATGCGCGGCATCAAGGGCAGCGCCCGGTGTCGCGGACAACAGGTCCGACAGGAGGGTAGTCGTACGGTCTGGCAGCGTCCCCGTGCCAAGGACGACGTGAACATCCGCGCGTTCGCTGGGTGCCACGGATTTGATCGCCGAGGCATATGACGGATCGGATGCGTACACCACCGCTGGCGTGGTCACATCGAAGATATGGCGCAGCTTGGCGTGATCGGAAGAGAGCAATGAGTAGGCCGGTGAAATCGGCACCCACGGCACGCCAGCCCACATGGCGCCCATCGCTAGCGTGAGGTGCTCGAGGTCGTTTCCCGAAAGGATCGCGAGCGGGCGCTCGACATCGGCGCCGCGCTCCAGCAGCGCTTGCCCGACGGCGCGGGCACGTTCCAGCATTTGGCCGTAGGTCACGTGCAGCCAGTCACCGCCGCCCGGGACCGCGGGATCGCGCTGCGCGGCGAGGACGCGGTCCGGGGTGGTGCGAGCCCAGTGCTCCAGCCGGTCGCTGAGGCGGCGGGGAAAGTCGCCGAGCGGCTCCGTCGAGCGTAGGAGGACCTCGCCCCCCGGCCTTTGTTCTACCTCGGCCGACAGGCAGCCGCCGACGCGCGCGCCGCGGTAGCGAGCCGAATTCATTGCTTGACCACCTTCCCGGCTCGGCCTTCAAGAAAGGCGCGCAAACGCTGCTTGGCGGCAGCGTCACCCTGCGCGATCGCCGCCATCAATGCTTCGACGAACAGCGCATCGCCTTGCGGCATGTCCGCAATGCGCGGCAAGGCCTGCACGACCGCGAAGTTCGACAAAGGTGCGTTGCCGGCGATCTTTGCGGCCAGTTCGCAGGCTTTAGCGAAGCCGGCTCCATCGGGCACGAGGTAGCGCGAGAAGCCGCGCTGCCAACCTTCATGCGCATCGATCACGGCGCCGGTGAGCATCATGTCCGTCATGCAGTGAACACCGACGAGCCGCGGAACCCGTGCCGAGCCGCCGCCGCCCACGAACAGGCCCCGTTGGCCTTCGGGCAAGCCGTAATAGGCGCTGTGCTCAGCAACGCGTATGTGCGTCGCGCTGGCCAGTTCCAGCCCGCCGCCGACCACCGCGCCGTGCAGCACGCTGACCACGGGCACGGGTCCGAACTGGATCTGGTCCATCACCGCGTGCCAGCCCCGGGAATGGAGCACGCCCTCGAAAGTATTGCGCTCCGTCAGTTCGGACAGGTCCAGGCCTGCACAGAAGTGCTCGCCCTCGCCGCTGAGGATCACGGCGGATACATCCGCGGGGAGGTTCGTGAACGCGGTCTGTAACTGCATGATCAGACCGTCATTGAGCGCATTGCGCTTGGCGGGGCGGTTCAGTCGAAGGTGCAGGACCTTGCCCGAGATTTCGATGTGCAGGTGATCGAGGCCTGCGAGCACTCCGGTGGCGGGTTCAAAAGTCATGGGTGAATGAGGGTGTTGCAAAAGTTTATTGAACGAATGTACAATGAAATTGTCATTTGTACAATATTCGCCTGCCATGAGGGTTTCCGAGCTGACCGCCATTGATGTCCACACGCACGCCGAGGTGTCGTGCAGGAACCCCTTCGACAACTACGGCGAGGAGTACGACCGCGCCGCCGACAAGTACTTCGGTTCAAGCCGCCGGCCGACCATCGACGAGACCGTCGCCTACTACCGCGAGCGCAAGATCGGCTTGGTGATGTTCACGGTGGACAGCGAAAGCCAGCTCGGCCGCCGCCGCATTCCGAACGAGGAGATCGCCTACGACCGGATGGCTTGGTCGCTGTACGAGGTGATCGCCGAACACAAACTGCCGGCGATCTTCCACAGTGGCCACTCAGGCATCGGCTCGGGCATGCGCTGCGGTGGCGGGCTGCGATTGCAGAGTAGCAACCCGATGCTGCTCGAGGATGTCGCTATCGCTTTTCCCGACATCGAGATCGTCGTCGCCCACCCGAGCTGGCCATGGCAGGACGAGGCGCTGTCGCTGGCGCTGCACACGCCCAACGTCTGGATCGATCTGTCGGGCTGGAGCCCGAAGTACTTTCTACCCCAACTGGTCCAGTATGCGAACACGCTGTCGAAGGACCGCATGCTGTTCGGCAGCGACTACCCGCTGATTACTCCGGAGCGCTGGATGAAGGATTTCGACGAGGCCGGCTTCAGGGAGAAGGTCAAACCGCTGATCTTGAAGGAGAACGCCGTGCGGCTCGGTATCCAACCCATCGAGGGCGGCGAATGAGTGATGTCGAGTTGTTCATGGCCCACCCTGCTGTGCAGGCCGCACTCGCACCCTTTGCCCTCGCGCTCGTCGTGGCGCTCTGGCTGCGTGGTGCCTGGCAGGTCCTGGCGCTGGGGGCTGCGCTGCTGGTCGCTGCCTCGCTCAGCGTCGGGTTCTCGCTCGAGAGCATGACGGCAACCCGCAAGATGGTGCTTGTCGTGCTGGCTGCTGCCGGCTTGTGGCCCATCGTTGGACTCTTGCTTCAGTCGTCAAGGTGGTGGCATCGATCGACCATCTTCGCGGTGTTCAGCGCGGTGGGGACTCTATGGGTGTTCGAACGGCTGCTGCTGCAAATGCCGTCCATGAAGGGTCTCGCTGTCGCCACGGTGTCGATTGTGTACGTCGTGGCCCTGATGCTGTCCGCGGGGGCGATGCCACGCGAAGGCGTGCGGTCTGCAGTGGCGGCGGTATGGCTTCCTTTGGGCGCAGGTGCGCTTGCGGTGCTCGGCTCGTCGGCAGTGCTCGGCCAGATCGGCATTGCTGTTGGCACAGGCGCTGGTGCCGTACTGTTGGAACGTCTGGCTCGAGGTCAGGGACGAGATACGGCCACTGCGTTGTGGGTGGCGGAAGTCGCCGCAGTGGCAGCCGGTCTGATTGGCTTGCTCGCGACGCTTACAGGCGACTTGTCATGGTGGGCTTTGCTTCCTTTGATCGCCGTGCCCTGGGTGCTGCACTGGCCTGTCCTGGCGCATATTGCGCCGGCATGGCGACGTGGTGCCATGGCGGGCTTGGTTGCTGGAGTACCGGTTGTGGCGGCGGGAGTGATGGCCTGGGTCAGCACCCGGTAGTCCACACACGTCAATGACCATTGTCGCGGCCGTTGGCCGTTTTATTGTCCTGGAGATTATCTGATGACTCGATCAAAACTGGCCCTGGCCTTGGCGCTGCTTCCGCTCGCTGCAGCGGCTGCTCCCGAAACCTATGGCATCGACCCTGTGCACTCGTACCCGCATTTCGCGGTGAATCACCTGGGGATGTCCACCATTCAAGGTCGATTTGACCGCATGAGCGGCAAGATCACCGTCGATCGATCAACGCGGACAGGGGCGCTCGAGGTCAAGATCGACACGGCGTCTCTGACCACGGGCGATGCCAAGCATGAGGCAGGAAGCTGGGCGACCAAGAATTACGGGCCCCGTTCCCGCGACGAGCATCTGCGCTCGGCCGATTTTTTCAATGTCGCCGAATTCCCGGAGGCTACCTACAAGTCAAGCCGGCTCGTTTTCAGCGGAGACAACCTCGAGGCTATCGAGGGAAACTTGACGCTGCTGGGTGTCACAAAACCGCTGAAACTCTCGATCACAGCCTTCAAATGCGGCCCTCATCCCTTCACGCGCAAGGAAATGTGCGGGGCAGACGCAGTTGCGGTGTTCAAACGCAGCGACTTCGGAATGAAGGCGTTTGTCGGGCCCGTATCCGACGAAGTCAAGCTCAGCATCAATGTTGAGGCCTACAAAGAGTAAGGCGGGCCTGACTCCTGAAGCATGAGGCTTGAGGTTCATCTTTGGTGAGCTCGCGCGACGCCGGATGGCGCGAGCAGACGGGTGCGCCGGCGCGGCTTGCGGATGGCTCGGACGACCTCACCCTGCCGGTTGCAGGCCCCTCATCCGTGAATGGAGTGTCCACCGTAGGAGACATGAAAAATTCTGTGACCCAAGGATCTGTTCCATGCCATCGACTGTCGCGTTGCCATTCCCATTCAGAGGGCCCGAGATCTACGATGCGGCGCTGAGGTCGGGCAGCGGTGGATTCAACACCGTCCCGCTCGACGATTGCATCTCTCCCGATTTCCCACACCTAGCTCGCCGCGCTTCATGAGGTGAAAATCACGAAATCAATGCCCTGATTGAGCTCCATGCAGAACACCAGACCTAAAGACTTTCAATTGGCACTTACCGGCGATCTGCATCGGTGGCGAACCTTCCTGACGATTGCCGAGCTTGGAAGCCTGACGCGAGCGGCGCTGTTCCTGGACAGCAACCAGTCTCTCCTGAGTCGCCAGCTCAATGCGTTGGAGCGCGAATGCGGCGCGCGGCTATTCAGTCGCACCGGCAGGGGCGTGGAACTGTCCGACGTCGGGCGCAAAATCCTTCCGCAGGTGAGGGCGCTGCTCGAAGATGCTGAGGCTCTGGAGAGGGACATTCTGGGCGAGGCGCGGGAGCCCGCTGGCCGGGTGATTGTTGGATCGCTGCCATCGATCAGTGTCTCGTTCATCGGCCGGCTGTTTACCGCCATGCGTGAGCGCCATCCGGCCGTGACGCTCAGGGTGTTTGAAGGTTCAAGTAGGCAACTGGAGGAGTGGCTGGCCGATGCACGCATCGACATTGCGATTCTCTACCGATACGGCGCCTCGCCGCCCGAGCAGGAGCAAGCCATGGCCATGGTGGACAGCTACCTCATCGGCTGCAGAGACGATGAGTTGACTGCAAGTTCCGAGGTGCCGTTCGCGGCGCTGCATGAACTGCCACTCATCCTGCCGAGCGCACCCAATGGCTTGCGAGCCGCACTGGATGCCATGGCGCGCCAGGAGCGAATTACCCTGAGTCCTGCGATGGAGGCCGATTCGCTGCAGCTCTTCAAGCTACTGGTCGAGCATGAGAAGCTCTACACCGTGCTTCCACTCCACGCCGTCTGGAATGAGCGCGCCCAAGGCCGCCTTCAGGCGGCGAAGATCGTCTCACCGCCGTTGCAGCGAATCATCTCGATGGCTTTGAACAAGACCAAAGGGCCAAGTCGGGCGGTACTGTCCGTGACAGCGCAAATCAGCGCCATCGTCAATGACATGGCCAAGCGCGGGATGTGGCATTCCGGCCCTCCGGGGGGCGGCATAAGTGCAAACCAGGTATGACATCCCAGGCATTGGTTGCCTGCGACCGAGCTCCTACAGTGTGTCTCAAAGGAGCTGAAACATGACCTTCATCACGGCCAAGGATGGAACCAGGATCGCCTACAAGGACTGGGGAGAGGGACAGCCGATCCTCTTCTCGCATGGATGGCCGCTCGCCGGCGATGCCTGGGAGGCGCAGATGCTGTTCTTCGGCCAGAACGGCTATCGCGTCATCGCCCACGACCGACGCGGTCATGGCCAGTCGGATCAACCGTGGAACGGCAACACCATGGACCAGTACGCCGACGATCTCGCCGAGCTGATTGAAAAGCTTGATTTGAACGACTTGGTCCTGGTCGGGCATTCGACCGGCGGCGGCGAAGTGGTGCACTACATCGGCCGTCACGGCTCGCGGCGCGTCGCCAAGGTGGTTCTCGTCGGCGCCGTCCCGCCGCTGATGCTGAAGACCGATGCCAATCCGGAAGGCACGCCGCTTGCAGTGTTCGATGACATCCGCAAGGGCACGGCGACCAACCGGTCGCAGTTCTTCAAGGACCTCACAATTCCCTTCTATGGTTTCAATCGGCCGGGGGCGAAGGTCAATGACGGCCTGCGCGAATCGTTCTGGCTGATGGGCATGCAGGGCGGCATCAAGGCCGAGTACGACTGCATCCACGAGTTCTCGGAAGTCGACTACACCGCCGACCTCCAGAAGATCGACAAGCCGACGCTCGTCATCCACGGCGATGACGACCAGATCGTGCCGATCGCGGCTTCCGGCGAAAAGACGGTGAAGATCGTCAAGGGCGCGCAACTGAAGATCTACAAGGGTGGCAGCCACGGTCTCGCCCAGGTCGATCCCGCGGCCTTCAATGCCGATGTCCTCGCCTTCCTGCGTTCATGAGTGCACGGGAGAAAAAACCGATGAGGACAGACGTCAAGATCAACAGCGCAGGACTGGTGCTCGCGGGACACCTCTACACCCCTGAAGGGGACGCCAACGGACCACGCCCCGCGATCGTCGTCAGTCATCCCGCAAGCGGGGTGAAGGAACAGACCGCCGGACTCTATGCGCAGCGCCTCGCCGGGCTGGGCTTTGTGGCCCTCACCTTCGATGCCGCTTACCAGGGAGAAAGCGAAGGCATGCCGCGCGGGACGGAAGATCCTGCGCACCGCGTCGAGGACATCAAGGCGGCGGTGTCATTCCTGAGTGGTCACGACGCTGTCTATCCGGATCGGATCGGCGCCCTGGGCATTTGCGCCTCGGGCGGCTATGTCATTTCGGCCGCTTCTGTCGATCATCGCATCAAGGCTGTGGCGACCATCAGCGGCGTGGACATCGCTCGCCAGTTCCGCCATGGCCCGGACGGGACGCAGTCGCCTGCCGTCATCCAGACCATGCTTGACGCTGCCGCCAAGGCGCGCACCGCTGAGGTGCGGGGCGAAGGGGTCGGGATGTTCCCGATCTTTCCGGCCAATGAAGAGCAGGCACGAGCGGGCGGCCGGCATGTGTTCGAAGGTTGGGAATACTATTGCAGCGATCGCGCGCAGCATCCGCGTTCGGCCAAGGCCTTCACCTGGAACAGCGTTGATCGACTGGCCGCTTTCGACGCCTTCCGCTTCATCGACCTCCTCTCGCCGCGCCCGCTGCTGATGATCGTCGGCACGGAAGCCGTGACGAAATGGATGGCCAGTGAGGCATTCATCGCTGCTCGGGAGCCGAAGGAGGTCTTCTGGATCGAGGGCGCGACCCATGTCAGCCTCTACGACAAGGACGAGCACGTCAGCGCCGCAGTCTCGAAGTTGAGGCCTTTTTTTGCGGCGAACCTGTCGTCAGGGCTTGCGCCGCAGCCTGTCGTCTGGTGACCATTGATGCCGCGAATCTCGTTACCTACACCGGAGACCATGGATCCAGCGCAGCGGCGCGTCTACGACAAGATCGTCGGAGGGCGCCGCGGCAAGATCCAGGGGCCACTTCGTGCGGCCTTGCACAGCGCCGAGCTGGCCGACCGCTGGCAGGCGCTGGGCGAACTGTTGCGCTACAACACGGCGTTGACACCTCGTCAATCCGAACTCGCCATCCTGGTCACAGGACGAGCCTGCCGTTCGCCCTTCGAATGGTATGCCCACAAGAGCGAAGCAGAAAAGGTCGGTATTTCGCCCGTGGTCATCGAAG
This Variovorax terrae DNA region includes the following protein-coding sequences:
- a CDS encoding TetR/AcrR family transcriptional regulator; the encoded protein is MPPKKPQPKPEAAKLIPVAPPPRRIPVGRSAQREPQPDRRTNILLAAEKLFALRGFHAVSIRDIASEASVPIALVGYYYGAKHELYHAIFESWSPAIAARLEALRTVSSDPDPHSRLKRILDAFVSPLVALHQHPEGQYYALMAARDLAAPTPEADRAHHEFFDPLANAFIDALMTTVPQASRGRVAWCYQFMLGALLHFLTDQRVERLSNGENRASDPAAKEELLAFIAGGFHAVLDKPSAQAPVPHRPARRGASRG
- a CDS encoding feruloyl-CoA synthase, translating into MNSARYRGARVGGCLSAEVEQRPGGEVLLRSTEPLGDFPRRLSDRLEHWARTTPDRVLAAQRDPAVPGGGDWLHVTYGQMLERARAVGQALLERGADVERPLAILSGNDLEHLTLAMGAMWAGVPWVPISPAYSLLSSDHAKLRHIFDVTTPAVVYASDPSYASAIKSVAPSERADVHVVLGTGTLPDRTTTLLSDLLSATPGAALDAAHASTGPDTIVKFLFTSGSTKQPKGVVNTQRMWCANLQMQAQCMGFLADEPPVLVDWLPWNHTFGGNQNVGLVLYNGGTLYIDEGKPTPKGIAQTIRNLREIAPTVYFNVPKGFEELSLAMEHDEILRSSLFSRVKAFMFAGAGLSQSVWDRLDRQAEATVGERIRIITGLGMTETAPSCLFVVQPGAGSGHVGLPCPGVEVKLVPNAEGSGKTEIRFRGPNVMPGYWRAPELTADAFDSEGFYRTGDAVRWIDDRNPQRGLAFDGRIAEDFKLSTGTFVSVGALRARVIAEGDPLVQDVVVAGLNRDDIGLLVFPRVDELRARFGLPLSMSASDVLGQDGVRAFFQAMLDRLWAAGTGSANRPARAVLLADPPQIDHGELTDKGSINQRMVLARRSALVERMYEARHGGVLLPGRS
- a CDS encoding crotonase/enoyl-CoA hydratase family protein, with protein sequence MTFEPATGVLAGLDHLHIEISGKVLHLRLNRPAKRNALNDGLIMQLQTAFTNLPADVSAVILSGEGEHFCAGLDLSELTERNTFEGVLHSRGWHAVMDQIQFGPVPVVSVLHGAVVGGGLELASATHIRVAEHSAYYGLPEGQRGLFVGGGGSARVPRLVGVHCMTDMMLTGAVIDAHEGWQRGFSRYLVPDGAGFAKACELAAKIAGNAPLSNFAVVQALPRIADMPQGDALFVEALMAAIAQGDAAAKQRLRAFLEGRAGKVVKQ
- a CDS encoding amidohydrolase family protein; its protein translation is MRVSELTAIDVHTHAEVSCRNPFDNYGEEYDRAADKYFGSSRRPTIDETVAYYRERKIGLVMFTVDSESQLGRRRIPNEEIAYDRMAWSLYEVIAEHKLPAIFHSGHSGIGSGMRCGGGLRLQSSNPMLLEDVAIAFPDIEIVVAHPSWPWQDEALSLALHTPNVWIDLSGWSPKYFLPQLVQYANTLSKDRMLFGSDYPLITPERWMKDFDEAGFREKVKPLILKENAVRLGIQPIEGGE
- a CDS encoding YceI family protein encodes the protein MTRSKLALALALLPLAAAAAPETYGIDPVHSYPHFAVNHLGMSTIQGRFDRMSGKITVDRSTRTGALEVKIDTASLTTGDAKHEAGSWATKNYGPRSRDEHLRSADFFNVAEFPEATYKSSRLVFSGDNLEAIEGNLTLLGVTKPLKLSITAFKCGPHPFTRKEMCGADAVAVFKRSDFGMKAFVGPVSDEVKLSINVEAYKE
- a CDS encoding LysR substrate-binding domain-containing protein; translation: MQNTRPKDFQLALTGDLHRWRTFLTIAELGSLTRAALFLDSNQSLLSRQLNALERECGARLFSRTGRGVELSDVGRKILPQVRALLEDAEALERDILGEAREPAGRVIVGSLPSISVSFIGRLFTAMRERHPAVTLRVFEGSSRQLEEWLADARIDIAILYRYGASPPEQEQAMAMVDSYLIGCRDDELTASSEVPFAALHELPLILPSAPNGLRAALDAMARQERITLSPAMEADSLQLFKLLVEHEKLYTVLPLHAVWNERAQGRLQAAKIVSPPLQRIISMALNKTKGPSRAVLSVTAQISAIVNDMAKRGMWHSGPPGGGISANQV
- a CDS encoding alpha/beta fold hydrolase, whose translation is MTFITAKDGTRIAYKDWGEGQPILFSHGWPLAGDAWEAQMLFFGQNGYRVIAHDRRGHGQSDQPWNGNTMDQYADDLAELIEKLDLNDLVLVGHSTGGGEVVHYIGRHGSRRVAKVVLVGAVPPLMLKTDANPEGTPLAVFDDIRKGTATNRSQFFKDLTIPFYGFNRPGAKVNDGLRESFWLMGMQGGIKAEYDCIHEFSEVDYTADLQKIDKPTLVIHGDDDQIVPIAASGEKTVKIVKGAQLKIYKGGSHGLAQVDPAAFNADVLAFLRS
- a CDS encoding alpha/beta hydrolase, producing MSAREKKPMRTDVKINSAGLVLAGHLYTPEGDANGPRPAIVVSHPASGVKEQTAGLYAQRLAGLGFVALTFDAAYQGESEGMPRGTEDPAHRVEDIKAAVSFLSGHDAVYPDRIGALGICASGGYVISAASVDHRIKAVATISGVDIARQFRHGPDGTQSPAVIQTMLDAAAKARTAEVRGEGVGMFPIFPANEEQARAGGRHVFEGWEYYCSDRAQHPRSAKAFTWNSVDRLAAFDAFRFIDLLSPRPLLMIVGTEAVTKWMASEAFIAAREPKEVFWIEGATHVSLYDKDEHVSAAVSKLRPFFAANLSSGLAPQPVVW
- a CDS encoding carboxymuconolactone decarboxylase family protein — translated: MDPAQRRVYDKIVGGRRGKIQGPLRAALHSAELADRWQALGELLRYNTALTPRQSELAILVTGRACRSPFEWYAHKSEAEKVGISPVVIEALLAEILPSSLLEDEAVVVQYARELNATNSVSDGTHARALACLGTRALVELTALVGYYTMVAMMLNAQEIPLPEGETPAFPLPQKDSP